From Psychrobacillus sp. FSL K6-2836, a single genomic window includes:
- a CDS encoding MBL fold metallo-hydrolase encodes MIHKIIIPTPFAVGDVNAYLVKGDALTLIDAGPKTDVALAALTQGIKEAGYELNDIEQVVLTHHHPDHAGWTDAFEQAAILGHEYNQVWMTRDKEFLQYHDRFYLQCLKEEGVPEEYFNWVEKMRRPLSLLGNRSLDTYLYDNDKLPGHPDIQVLETLGHAQSHLSFWFESSKVLIGGDLILEKISSNPLIEPPLNANNERPKSMLQYNASLKRIQQLPIEKVYSGHGNEVYNIQELVTTRLEKQKERAFKVLDMMNDGEQTIFELTKQLFPKIYEKELGLTLSETIGQIDYLIDEKLITAKRNEKGILLYEQS; translated from the coding sequence ATGATACATAAAATTATAATTCCTACTCCATTTGCTGTAGGGGATGTAAACGCCTATTTAGTAAAAGGCGATGCTCTGACACTGATAGATGCCGGACCAAAAACAGATGTAGCGTTAGCTGCATTAACACAAGGTATTAAAGAAGCGGGTTATGAGCTGAACGATATTGAACAGGTTGTTTTAACACATCATCACCCTGACCATGCTGGTTGGACGGATGCTTTTGAACAAGCTGCTATACTAGGTCATGAATACAATCAAGTATGGATGACTCGTGACAAAGAATTTTTACAGTACCATGATCGTTTTTATTTACAATGCTTAAAAGAAGAAGGGGTCCCTGAGGAATATTTTAATTGGGTAGAGAAGATGAGAAGACCTTTAAGCCTTCTTGGAAATCGATCGTTAGACACTTATTTATATGATAATGATAAATTGCCTGGTCATCCTGATATTCAGGTGCTTGAAACATTAGGACATGCACAAAGCCATTTGTCATTTTGGTTTGAGAGTTCGAAAGTTCTTATAGGAGGGGATCTTATACTTGAAAAGATCTCTTCTAATCCTTTAATTGAACCGCCACTAAATGCAAATAATGAGCGACCAAAATCGATGTTACAATACAATGCCTCATTGAAAAGAATTCAACAGTTACCTATTGAAAAGGTATATAGCGGGCATGGTAACGAAGTGTACAATATTCAGGAGCTTGTAACAACTAGACTGGAAAAACAAAAAGAGCGAGCATTTAAAGTATTGGATATGATGAATGATGGTGAACAAACAATTTTTGAACTAACCAAACAACTATTTCCGAAAATTTATGAAAAAGAACTTGGATTAACTCTTTCTGAAACAATTGGTCAAATAGATTATTTAATCGATGAAAAACTTATAACGGCAAAACGAAATGAAAAAGGAATTCTGTTATATGAGCAAAGCTAA
- a CDS encoding SDR family NAD(P)-dependent oxidoreductase: MSKAKKILITGATSGVGLMLAKTLHKAGHEIWATGRSTNVLNSLSAIGIHTIEADLTSVQSFDSLFKDMDTPDTVIHCAGVGTFSYVLDMDNSDMEKMLQVNVLAPMKLTKYFAQRMKSRGSGHFIFIASQAGKVATPKASVYAASKHAILGFANAIRMELKDFGVEVTTINPGPIDTPFLDLADQTGNYRDSMKKHLLTPEKVVASIERVIEKPVREVDLPSYMSITSKLYAIAPSIVETVGKKYFTKK, translated from the coding sequence ATGAGCAAAGCTAAAAAAATTCTAATTACTGGTGCTACTAGCGGAGTCGGACTAATGCTTGCGAAAACTTTACATAAAGCAGGGCATGAAATTTGGGCTACTGGTAGAAGTACCAATGTACTAAATAGTTTATCAGCTATAGGAATCCATACAATTGAAGCGGACTTAACATCTGTCCAATCCTTCGATTCCCTTTTTAAAGACATGGATACACCTGATACCGTTATCCATTGTGCTGGCGTTGGGACATTTTCATATGTATTGGATATGGATAACAGTGATATGGAGAAAATGTTACAGGTCAACGTATTAGCGCCTATGAAGCTTACGAAGTACTTTGCACAAAGGATGAAATCTCGCGGGAGTGGTCACTTTATATTTATTGCTTCTCAAGCAGGTAAAGTTGCTACTCCTAAAGCATCTGTGTATGCGGCATCTAAGCATGCTATTCTTGGATTTGCTAATGCTATCCGGATGGAACTGAAGGATTTTGGAGTTGAGGTTACGACTATTAATCCAGGACCAATTGATACTCCATTTCTCGATTTAGCAGATCAGACAGGTAATTATAGAGACAGTATGAAAAAACATCTGTTGACTCCAGAAAAAGTGGTAGCATCTATCGAAAGAGTAATTGAAAAACCAGTACGAGAGGTGGATCTTCCTTCTTACATGAGTATTACAAGCAAACTATATGCTATAGCCCCATCTATTGTCGAAACTGTTGGGAAAAAGTATTTTACAAAAAAATAA
- a CDS encoding aspartyl-phosphate phosphatase Spo0E family protein, with translation MKSHLHQKALLLRIELKKQDMYRKAKILGFTHPIVVTCSQELDELLNRYQRKVS, from the coding sequence GTGAAAAGTCATTTGCACCAAAAAGCATTATTGCTACGAATTGAGCTAAAGAAACAAGATATGTATAGAAAGGCAAAAATTCTTGGTTTTACTCATCCAATTGTCGTTACTTGCAGTCAAGAGCTTGATGAACTTCTAAATAGATACCAACGAAAAGTTTCATGA
- a CDS encoding aminoglycoside phosphotransferase family protein produces the protein MLKVYSNKNPVIPEQFQKIIGSIQRISYPKRQGATSEVIFLYTDRGNYVCKRSSLPKYRTWLSKEAKVMEVLNVNTALSIPTYYHYVEEENNSFLLMSLEEGIPLREALIVARTDEDKKNLIYSFGTQLRTLHETAPPPHWQQQESWLDIQLKKATYNLKNYEVDGDQPLLDSLKINKPVAIPQMLIHGDCTIDNVLVKDNQVHTFIDLSEADFGDPRYDVALAIRSFLYDEVLLKAFYDGYRLQQISKEEFAYFDGGLYEFF, from the coding sequence ATGTTGAAAGTATATTCAAACAAAAATCCAGTTATTCCGGAGCAATTTCAAAAAATAATTGGAAGCATTCAAAGGATTTCATACCCAAAAAGACAAGGTGCGACTTCAGAAGTGATATTTCTTTATACTGATCGAGGTAACTATGTTTGCAAACGTTCCTCTTTACCAAAGTATAGAACATGGCTATCAAAGGAAGCGAAAGTTATGGAAGTATTAAATGTTAATACTGCTTTATCAATACCAACCTATTATCACTATGTGGAAGAAGAAAATAATAGCTTCTTACTAATGAGTTTGGAGGAAGGTATTCCTTTAAGAGAGGCATTGATTGTTGCTAGAACAGATGAAGATAAAAAGAATCTTATTTATAGTTTTGGCACCCAGTTGAGGACTTTACATGAAACAGCCCCACCACCACATTGGCAGCAACAGGAAAGCTGGTTAGATATACAACTTAAGAAGGCTACTTATAATTTAAAAAACTATGAGGTGGATGGAGATCAACCATTATTAGATAGTTTGAAAATAAACAAACCGGTAGCTATACCTCAAATGCTTATTCACGGGGATTGTACGATAGATAATGTACTAGTGAAAGATAATCAGGTTCACACATTTATTGATCTATCTGAGGCTGACTTTGGTGATCCTAGGTATGATGTAGCGCTTGCTATTCGATCCTTTCTATATGATGAAGTATTATTAAAAGCCTTTTATGACGGATATAGGTTACAACAGATATCAAAAGAAGAATTTGCTTATTTTGATGGTGGACTTTACGAATTTTTTTAG
- a CDS encoding HAD family hydrolase, with translation MKGVIFDFDGLIVDTETTWYEAFKEVFWESHHLNLDLIGYSQCIGTGNDVLYRYFRELAGDSVDCELLEEQATVKYENLMKAPVLREGVIEYLNEAKQNNLKIALASSSSKEWVHTYLKQLNIIDYFKIINTKDDVSNVKPDPELYDKTLKDLGLSPKETIVFEDSINGLSAAKAAGIRCVIVPNSVTKNLKFENFDDRIDSMKEITLSELLKKLERM, from the coding sequence ATTAAAGGAGTTATATTTGATTTTGATGGTTTAATAGTGGATACAGAAACTACTTGGTATGAAGCATTCAAGGAAGTTTTTTGGGAAAGTCATCATCTAAATTTAGATTTAATAGGATACTCCCAATGTATTGGAACTGGTAACGATGTTTTATACCGTTACTTCCGGGAACTTGCTGGGGATTCAGTTGATTGTGAATTGCTTGAAGAGCAAGCAACAGTAAAATATGAAAACCTGATGAAAGCACCTGTACTTCGTGAAGGTGTTATAGAATATTTAAATGAGGCTAAACAAAATAATTTGAAAATAGCACTAGCCTCGAGCTCATCAAAGGAGTGGGTGCATACATACCTAAAGCAACTTAACATAATAGATTATTTTAAAATCATCAATACAAAAGATGATGTGAGCAATGTTAAACCTGACCCTGAACTATATGATAAAACATTGAAGGACTTAGGATTATCACCTAAAGAAACGATAGTATTTGAAGATTCTATAAACGGTTTGAGTGCCGCAAAAGCAGCGGGAATTCGCTGTGTAATAGTCCCAAATAGCGTTACAAAAAACCTGAAATTTGAGAACTTTGATGATCGGATAGACTCTATGAAGGAAATCACTTTAAGTGAATTATTAAAGAAGCTAGAACGTATGTAG
- a CDS encoding antibiotic biosynthesis monooxygenase family protein: MILEAVMLQVKSGKEDNYEDDFRQASKIISSMQGYISHELQRCMEVKGKYLLLVRWETLEDHTIGFRESNEYQEWKKLLHPYYDPFPVVEHFEKVHIF, from the coding sequence ATGATATTAGAGGCAGTAATGTTACAAGTTAAATCAGGTAAAGAGGATAACTATGAGGATGATTTTCGACAAGCATCGAAAATTATTTCTTCTATGCAAGGTTATATATCTCATGAGTTACAGCGTTGTATGGAAGTTAAGGGGAAATATTTACTGCTAGTAAGATGGGAAACCTTAGAAGATCATACAATTGGCTTTAGAGAATCGAACGAATATCAAGAATGGAAGAAACTACTTCATCCATACTATGATCCTTTCCCAGTTGTCGAACACTTTGAGAAAGTGCATATATTCTAG
- a CDS encoding argininosuccinate synthase, which translates to MNKKVVLAYSGGLDTSVAITWLKDEGYDVVAVCLDVGEGKDLAFVKNKALEVGAIESYMIDAREEFANEYALISLQAHTWYENKYPLVSALSRPLISKKLVEIAEQTGATAVAHGCTGKGNDQVRFEVSIKALNPNLEVIAPVREWSWSREEEIAYAKEKNIPIPINLDSPFSIDQNLWGRANECGILEDPWAAPPEEAYDLTVSLENAPDTADVIEIEFLKGVPTSIDGVAYPLHELILKLNELAGKHGVGRIDHVENRLVGIKSREVYEIPGAHTLLLAHKELEDITLVKELAHFKPVMEKKLTELIYEGLWFSPLRTALEAFLKETQQYVNGTVRVKLFKGHAIVEGRKSPNSLYNEKLATYTKDDEFNHASAVGFIELWGLPTKVHAMVNKGAEKVEV; encoded by the coding sequence ATGAACAAAAAAGTTGTTTTAGCATATTCGGGCGGGTTAGATACATCAGTTGCAATCACGTGGTTAAAAGATGAAGGATATGATGTTGTAGCGGTTTGTTTGGATGTTGGAGAAGGTAAAGATCTTGCATTCGTAAAAAATAAAGCACTTGAGGTTGGCGCAATTGAAAGCTATATGATCGATGCAAGAGAAGAATTTGCAAATGAATATGCATTGATCTCACTTCAAGCACATACATGGTATGAAAATAAATATCCATTAGTTTCTGCTTTATCTCGACCACTAATTTCTAAAAAGTTAGTTGAAATTGCAGAACAAACTGGAGCAACTGCAGTTGCACATGGCTGTACAGGTAAAGGGAATGATCAAGTTCGTTTCGAGGTTTCTATAAAAGCATTAAATCCAAACTTAGAGGTAATTGCACCGGTTCGTGAGTGGAGCTGGAGTCGTGAAGAAGAAATTGCATATGCAAAAGAAAAAAATATCCCAATTCCGATTAATCTAGACAGCCCATTTTCTATCGATCAAAACCTTTGGGGTCGTGCAAATGAATGTGGTATTTTAGAAGATCCGTGGGCTGCACCACCTGAAGAGGCTTATGATTTAACAGTTTCGTTGGAAAATGCACCCGACACTGCTGATGTAATTGAAATAGAATTTTTAAAAGGAGTACCTACTTCGATAGATGGTGTTGCGTATCCATTACACGAATTAATACTTAAATTAAATGAGTTGGCTGGAAAACACGGTGTCGGCCGTATTGATCACGTTGAAAATCGTTTGGTTGGCATTAAATCACGTGAAGTGTATGAAATTCCTGGTGCGCATACATTACTTTTAGCACATAAAGAATTAGAAGATATAACATTAGTAAAAGAATTGGCACACTTTAAACCAGTAATGGAGAAAAAGTTAACGGAACTTATTTATGAAGGACTCTGGTTCTCTCCACTTAGAACAGCACTAGAAGCATTCTTAAAAGAAACGCAGCAATATGTAAATGGGACAGTGCGTGTCAAATTATTTAAAGGTCATGCAATTGTAGAAGGTCGTAAATCTCCGAACTCTCTATACAATGAAAAATTGGCAACATATACAAAGGATGATGAATTTAATCATGCCTCTGCTGTAGGATTTATCGAACTATGGGGTCTTCCAACAAAAGTTCATGCAATGGTGAACAAGGGAGCAGAGAAGGTGGAAGTATGA
- the argH gene encoding argininosuccinate lyase → MTKLWGGRFQKSAEQWVDEFGASIGFDQTLVKEDLDGSMAHVQMLGDCNILPPEDVQSILGGLVQLKKLATENKLEFSVANEDIHLNLEKMLIDLIGPVGGKLHTGRSRNDQVATDMHLFLKNRVNEIIELIEIFQQTLVSQAETHVETLAPGYTHLQRAQPISFAHHLMAYFWMLERDKDRFKDSMKRIDISPLGAGALAGTTFPIDRKIAAEYLGFAKVYENSMDAVSDRDFIVEFLSNSSVLMAHLSRFAEEIILWSSAEFNFIELDDAFSTGSSIMPQKKNPDMAELIRGKTGRVYGNLMGLLTVIKGLPLAYNKDMQEDKEGMFDTVHTIVGSLKIFEGMVRTMVVHSERLHDTVHKDFSNATELADYLAAKGLPFREAHEVTGKLVFLCIQRGYFLLNLPLEDLKEASDLIEPDIYDVLSPLAAVRRRNSLGGTGFDQVKIQITEAKTRLVL, encoded by the coding sequence ATGACAAAACTATGGGGTGGCAGATTTCAAAAATCTGCCGAACAATGGGTTGATGAATTTGGGGCATCCATTGGATTCGACCAAACGTTAGTAAAAGAAGATTTAGATGGAAGTATGGCACATGTTCAAATGCTAGGGGACTGCAATATACTTCCACCTGAAGATGTTCAAAGTATTTTAGGTGGTCTTGTACAATTAAAAAAATTGGCAACTGAAAACAAATTAGAGTTTTCTGTTGCCAATGAAGATATTCACTTGAATTTAGAAAAAATGCTTATCGACTTAATCGGTCCGGTTGGTGGCAAGCTACATACTGGTCGTAGTCGTAACGATCAAGTAGCGACGGATATGCATTTATTTTTGAAAAATAGAGTAAATGAAATAATTGAGTTAATCGAGATTTTTCAACAAACACTTGTGTCACAGGCAGAAACACATGTGGAAACTCTTGCACCAGGATATACTCATTTACAGCGTGCACAACCAATTTCATTTGCGCACCATTTAATGGCTTATTTCTGGATGCTTGAACGTGACAAAGATCGTTTTAAAGATTCTATGAAGCGTATCGACATCTCACCACTTGGAGCAGGGGCTCTTGCTGGGACTACCTTTCCAATTGATCGCAAGATAGCTGCTGAGTATCTTGGCTTTGCGAAAGTTTATGAGAATAGTATGGATGCAGTTAGTGACCGTGATTTTATCGTGGAATTTTTAAGTAATTCTTCGGTGCTGATGGCTCATTTATCTCGGTTTGCCGAGGAAATCATTTTATGGTCTAGTGCTGAATTTAATTTTATTGAACTAGATGATGCTTTTTCCACAGGTTCTAGTATAATGCCTCAAAAGAAAAATCCAGATATGGCAGAGTTAATCCGTGGAAAAACAGGTCGAGTATACGGAAATCTTATGGGATTATTAACGGTCATTAAGGGGCTTCCGCTTGCCTACAACAAAGATATGCAAGAAGACAAAGAGGGCATGTTCGATACTGTACATACAATAGTTGGATCATTGAAGATTTTTGAAGGCATGGTTCGTACAATGGTAGTTCACTCAGAACGACTACATGACACAGTTCATAAAGACTTTTCCAATGCAACAGAACTTGCTGATTATTTAGCCGCAAAAGGACTTCCATTCCGTGAGGCACATGAGGTGACTGGGAAACTAGTTTTCCTATGCATCCAACGTGGTTATTTCTTACTAAATCTACCGCTAGAAGATCTTAAGGAAGCAAGCGATTTGATTGAACCAGATATATACGATGTATTATCGCCACTAGCCGCTGTGAGAAGAAGAAATTCTCTAGGTGGAACTGGTTTCGATCAAGTAAAAATTCAAATTACTGAAGCAAAAACTCGATTAGTATTATAA
- a CDS encoding glycoside hydrolase family 65 protein: MISYSMGQGDLENWLVSEVVFQPKALGKSEAIMSLGNGYMGLRSATEEPYLKETRNLFVSGTFNKAEENEVTELPNIADVTRLDIRVDGDRFSLEFGKTKDYIKQLNVKTAVLRRYFVWTSPRGKVLQFEFQRFLSLDNLHLIGMKMFVKSLTDPVQISFDTGIDAQISNSGSQHFLEGERRIFDKKIIQLVQTTNESKTDVVINSFHKVIVNDEETIDDPEMNMARRKVWLTYTINLQPNDKMEMEKLTTVHTSRDKEFDNTEYRLQRLKDSSLEDLRNSSIKGYDSLLNSHTVAWNNSVWNAYKLEINSDNPYDQLALRFSLYHLTIMAPAHDVRMGIAAKGLSGEGYKGHSFWDTEIFILPFFIFSNPAVAKSLLTYRYNGLTGARKKARENGYSGAMFPWEAAWPSDGEVTPKLGDIDIVTGEQTKIWSGIIEQHISADIAFSIYQYFNVAADHEFMDHCGYEIIFDTASFWASRLEWDSGKQEYHINKVIGPDEYKEHVNNNAFTNYMAFFNLKLAIRYYESLMKENPRLIEVLNNKLDLKTAYPIWQSKAKKIYLPQPREEDLVIPQDDTYLKLKEIDLTKYKNQEKLRTIYRDYNPEQINTLQVTKQADILLLFYLLNQTFLREDIQLSNAIKEANFYYYEPKTLHDSSLSLATHSILANDIGNADLAYSLFRKSTEVDLGPQMNTSDDGIHAASIGGIWKAAIFGFAGIRLVDGKITINPKLPKQWHHMKFTIQWQGQPITLFLTKTTLSVKVENKEKIEFEFHDQIYACDDEITIEFENKNR, encoded by the coding sequence ATGATTAGTTATTCAATGGGTCAAGGGGATCTTGAAAATTGGCTTGTTTCAGAAGTGGTATTCCAACCTAAAGCACTTGGTAAAAGTGAAGCAATTATGTCCCTTGGGAATGGTTATATGGGATTGCGCTCTGCTACTGAAGAACCGTACCTGAAAGAAACTAGAAATTTATTTGTAAGTGGTACTTTTAATAAAGCCGAAGAAAATGAAGTAACAGAATTACCAAACATAGCTGATGTGACGAGGTTAGATATTCGGGTAGATGGTGATCGATTCAGCCTTGAATTTGGCAAAACAAAGGATTACATAAAACAATTAAATGTAAAAACAGCAGTGTTGAGAAGATATTTTGTGTGGACATCTCCGAGAGGAAAAGTACTGCAATTTGAATTTCAACGATTTCTGTCTCTAGATAATTTACATCTAATTGGCATGAAAATGTTTGTAAAAAGCTTAACAGATCCAGTTCAAATTTCTTTTGACACTGGAATTGATGCACAAATAAGTAATTCAGGCTCGCAACATTTTCTAGAAGGTGAACGGAGAATATTTGATAAAAAGATTATTCAGCTAGTCCAAACAACCAATGAGTCTAAAACAGATGTGGTGATCAACTCTTTCCACAAAGTTATTGTTAATGATGAAGAAACAATTGATGATCCAGAAATGAACATGGCCCGTAGAAAAGTGTGGCTTACCTATACAATTAATCTTCAACCTAACGATAAGATGGAAATGGAAAAACTAACGACAGTGCATACGAGTCGAGATAAGGAATTTGACAATACTGAATATCGTCTTCAGCGACTAAAGGATAGCTCATTAGAAGATTTACGAAACAGTTCAATAAAAGGTTATGATTCACTCCTTAATTCACATACAGTAGCTTGGAATAATAGCGTATGGAATGCATACAAATTAGAGATTAATAGCGATAATCCATATGATCAACTTGCATTGCGATTCTCTCTATATCATCTAACGATTATGGCTCCTGCACATGATGTGCGAATGGGAATTGCAGCAAAAGGATTGAGTGGAGAAGGTTATAAAGGGCATTCATTTTGGGATACAGAAATCTTCATACTTCCATTTTTCATCTTTTCCAACCCAGCAGTTGCAAAATCCCTATTAACTTACCGCTACAATGGTTTAACCGGAGCTAGAAAAAAGGCAAGGGAGAATGGATATAGTGGGGCGATGTTTCCTTGGGAGGCGGCTTGGCCATCTGACGGAGAAGTAACTCCGAAACTAGGAGACATTGATATTGTTACAGGGGAACAAACGAAAATTTGGTCAGGAATCATTGAACAACATATTTCAGCTGATATCGCTTTTTCCATTTACCAATACTTTAATGTCGCTGCTGATCATGAATTTATGGATCATTGTGGATATGAAATAATTTTTGATACCGCAAGTTTTTGGGCAAGTCGGCTTGAGTGGGATTCAGGTAAGCAAGAATACCATATTAATAAGGTGATAGGTCCTGATGAATATAAGGAGCATGTAAACAACAATGCTTTTACGAATTATATGGCTTTTTTTAACCTGAAACTAGCAATACGTTATTATGAATCATTGATGAAAGAAAACCCTAGATTAATAGAAGTTTTGAATAACAAATTAGATTTGAAAACAGCTTATCCTATCTGGCAATCAAAAGCTAAAAAAATCTATTTGCCACAGCCACGTGAAGAGGATTTGGTAATTCCTCAGGATGATACTTATTTAAAGCTTAAAGAAATTGATCTTACGAAATATAAAAATCAAGAAAAATTAAGAACAATATATCGTGATTATAATCCAGAACAAATTAATACCCTTCAGGTTACGAAGCAAGCGGATATATTACTTTTGTTTTACCTGTTAAACCAAACTTTTTTAAGGGAAGATATTCAGCTATCAAATGCTATAAAAGAGGCTAACTTCTATTATTACGAACCAAAAACATTACATGATTCTTCGTTAAGCTTGGCAACACACTCCATTTTAGCAAATGATATTGGTAACGCAGATTTAGCTTATTCGCTTTTCAGGAAATCTACAGAAGTCGATTTAGGACCCCAAATGAACACATCAGATGATGGTATACACGCGGCATCCATCGGTGGTATATGGAAAGCAGCCATCTTCGGCTTTGCTGGGATTAGACTTGTAGATGGGAAAATTACGATAAACCCGAAATTACCAAAGCAGTGGCATCATATGAAATTTACTATTCAATGGCAAGGTCAGCCAATCACATTATTCCTAACAAAAACTACTTTATCTGTAAAAGTAGAAAATAAGGAAAAAATAGAATTTGAGTTTCATGATCAAATCTATGCGTGTGATGATGAAATAACTATAGAGTTTGAAAACAAAAATAGGTAA
- a CDS encoding sugar ABC transporter substrate-binding protein, giving the protein MKFQKRTWSSLFIIALLLLLSACSGSDEGSTGKENSGDSDEASTQKITIFQSKVEISDQLEALAKEYTTETGVEVEVWGTTGDDYFEQLQIRLNSDQGPSIFSLQNVTEAEKMKSYVADLSSEAYAKDIAPGMELKVEDKIVGVPYGVEGFGLVYNKDLVKPEDVADYESFVSTLEKLKAEDITGLGLSKEAYFLIGHISNYPFSLQSDHYEFIDKLTSGDVTMAETKEFQEFGKFMEAIKANTPSPLDVTYDKEVGDFAAGKSAMIHQGNWAYGMLADFDVDFEVGMLPFPLNGTDKLAVGVGNNWAVNGKKDEAETKAAKDFLNWMFTSETGHRYIVEEFGFVPALTTIEANDLDPLSQDVLNASNSGQTIPWAQNYYPANIVPNDFAPKAEEFFLSKDMTGEEFIENLDDAWKNAVK; this is encoded by the coding sequence ATGAAGTTCCAAAAAAGAACGTGGAGTAGTCTATTTATAATCGCTTTGTTATTACTTTTAAGTGCTTGTAGTGGCAGTGATGAAGGTTCAACAGGAAAAGAAAATAGTGGGGATAGTGATGAAGCTTCTACCCAAAAAATTACTATCTTCCAAAGTAAAGTAGAAATATCCGATCAATTAGAAGCACTTGCGAAGGAATATACTACTGAAACTGGCGTTGAAGTGGAAGTATGGGGAACAACAGGTGATGATTACTTTGAACAACTACAAATTCGTTTGAATAGTGATCAAGGTCCATCCATATTCAGTCTTCAAAATGTAACGGAAGCTGAAAAAATGAAATCCTATGTAGCTGATTTATCTTCTGAAGCATATGCAAAAGATATTGCCCCAGGAATGGAGTTAAAAGTAGAAGACAAAATCGTAGGAGTACCTTATGGAGTAGAAGGATTCGGATTAGTTTATAACAAAGACTTAGTTAAACCAGAAGATGTTGCCGATTATGAATCTTTTGTGAGCACATTAGAAAAGTTAAAAGCTGAAGATATTACAGGATTAGGCCTTTCAAAAGAAGCTTATTTCTTAATTGGGCATATTAGTAACTATCCTTTTTCTTTACAAAGTGATCATTACGAATTCATCGATAAGCTAACAAGTGGTGATGTAACAATGGCAGAAACAAAGGAATTTCAAGAGTTCGGTAAATTTATGGAAGCTATAAAAGCAAACACTCCAAGTCCTTTAGATGTGACATACGATAAAGAAGTGGGTGACTTTGCAGCTGGAAAATCAGCAATGATTCATCAAGGTAACTGGGCTTATGGAATGCTTGCAGACTTTGATGTAGATTTTGAGGTAGGTATGCTTCCATTTCCATTAAACGGTACGGATAAATTAGCAGTAGGAGTAGGAAATAACTGGGCAGTCAACGGGAAAAAGGATGAAGCAGAAACGAAAGCGGCAAAAGACTTCTTAAATTGGATGTTTACAAGTGAAACAGGTCACCGATACATTGTAGAGGAATTTGGATTTGTTCCTGCGCTTACAACTATCGAAGCAAATGACTTAGATCCACTATCTCAAGACGTTTTAAACGCTTCCAATAGTGGTCAAACAATTCCGTGGGCACAAAATTATTACCCAGCTAATATTGTTCCGAACGATTTTGCTCCAAAAGCAGAAGAATTCTTTTTATCAAAAGATATGACTGGTGAGGAATTTATAGAAAATTTAGATGATGCTTGGAAAAACGCTGTAAAATAG